agaatatatgtagttatattaaaaaacttatGTATTACTCAGTAAGTCTTTCAAATTGGAAAGAATGAAAGTATtgctataaaacaaaaattacttTCTTCAGagaaatgaaattattttttcattttttagatgCAGATAAATTAGAAAGAATTGCAATTACTCCACGGTCCACACACTTATATTCCGAAAGAGTCAATCAGTCAAACCCATATGTATATGGAGAAAAGAATAACCAGATGGAGAaacgttttataaattaaatattttgccTCTCTCTATGGCGAGTTTTCTCCTTGTGACATATGAAATGATGTATAAACCGCCTAGAAAACTATTTGTTTCGTACTCAGTCActttcttatatataaaataatattctgcTTATATTACTTGAATTAAACAACGTAATGACTTAATTATCCCAAGAACACAGGAGTAGTAACATACTCGTCCTTCCGCTAATTAACCAGTGCTTGTCAGTATGTTGCGCATATgtcagaaaatatatatatctattcaaAAATGAACAATATCTCCATATAAAGATGATCCTATATCTGACAAGGTAGACATGAAGGCTGGGAAAGATGGGTCAGATCGTGCCGCCAGTTAcaagaaaaagatgaaaaaaaaccTTCTGCTCAAGCTGCTGCCATCATCAAGAAATTAGTTCAGATGAGTCTTCATCTTATAGCTCTTGTTGCGAGTCTTTTCGAAGACAAGAACATGAAAGCGTGCCACATTATGCTGGAGTTTGCTTTAAGGGACAATGACGTGGACTTGATGACTAGTTTGTTAGAGGTAATTGGCTTCTTGGATTATGTGAAGAGTTGTTGTTTATCACTATACATACCCATATTAGTTGTCTCATCAAGATAACTTCATGGTTTGAGTTTGAGACTGTTAGCTCCCAAAATATCATAGACGTCTACATTGACCATTTAGTTTATTTTAGCTTTGTTGGAGTATCGCAGCCAAGATGTAAGAAATAACACTACTTGTTGATGATATGAATTCCCTCTGAGTAATGAGGATGGTAGAAAAAAATGCACAATAGCTAGACCAATAATTTGCCAACTATTGAAAGCAATTACCTAAAGTTTCTAATGATGATGCATacataaaaatacaaatcaaataGACAATGCAGATTAAGTGAAATAAATggatcaaattttataaaaataaatgtagaATAAACTAATTTAACCTAGTATCGGGAATGTTGAAAAAATTATTGAAGAATTTAATttaacattctcttttttttttaatttattgaaaTACTAGATGAAGAACACACTTTGATTTTCTAATTCTTTTTAATAGATGAAAGCAATACTTCCAAACGGGATACATATGCATGGAACTATACGAAGTCGGGCGTGTACTCGGTAAAATCAGGATATAAATGGTTACAAAGGACAGAAAGTGTGTGACGCTGAAGTTCAGATTGTATAACCAAGTATCACTGGTTTTACAGAACCATGTGTGGAGTATCCTTGCTCTTGGAAAGATGAGACACTTTGTTTTCTGATTCTTGAGGATAACATACACCAAGCTATTGACGATAGAGTGGTCAACCAGATGACTAGTCAACCTAATAAAGGTTTGTGGCATAGTCTCTTCATCCCAACGccaaataactattttaaaaattcaaccaGTGCTATGAGCTCCACACTTCTGGAAACTAGAATCTGCTAAACCGAGTCACGTTCGATGCTGAAACCTTATTTTCAGTTAGATATATCAGTCTGTTTTGGCTGAGGATCAGAGCAGTGAAGCTAGTGGCTGTGAGACTATCTCGGTATACGCCAATAGTGCTGCTATTATTGGGACTAATATCTCGGTAAAGATTTATAGCATTGGtgtcagttttttttaattgtgttaGTAATTGTTTTCATGTGTTGAGGTCGAATTTAAGTGATCTAAGAAATGATTTACTTCGAGTCATGGAGTTAATTCATTTTCATTATGGTTGAAAATTACAATGATGTTCGGTTAGATATTATATTACTGAACAACGCTAATGTCAAGTTGATTGAAGGTCGTGGAAAGGTAGGCTCTCAAGCTCaaagttttatatatagttctttttttttaaatggattttgagtttgattTTCTCTTCAGGTTATAGACCCGCACACCATTGATGTAGACGGGAAAATCTACACTTCGAGGAATATTCTGATTGCAGTCGGTGGACATCCCTTCATACCCGACATTCCAGGAAGAGAGTATGCAATTGATTTTCCTTCCAACGCTAAGAAGATTGCTATCGTCGGTGGTGGATACATCGCCCTGGAGTTTGCGGGCATATTTAACGGTCTTAACATTGAAGTTCATGTTTTTATAAGGCAAAAGAAGGTGATGAGGGAACCAGTGGCGGTGGCCTAGTGGAGCTTGAGGGAATTAAAAACCCAATACGACGAATTCGGGTTCAAACCCCACTGGTCACATGGATATGGGTTATTGCTTTCGGCTCATTTGAATGTCCAGGAGAAGGTCTATTTGTGGGCTGTACCTCTACCCGGGGATTAAgtatgtgtctttaatagatccGAGTTTAACCCTTTTAACCAGTGGCGATGGCCTAGTGGAGCTTGAGGGAATTAAAAACCCAATACGGTGAACCCGGGTTCAAACCCCACTGGCCACACGGATATGGGATATTGCTTTCGGTTCATTTGAATTCACAGGAAAAGGTCTATCCGTGGACTGTACCTCCACCCGGGATTAGATCTGTGTCTTTAATAAACTCGAGTTTAACCCTttcagtttacaaaaaaaaaaaaataggtgcTGAGAGGGTTTGATGAAGACGTGAGTAACTTTTCAGAATGACTTTTggcttttttatttatttttaattgttgtttCGTTATTTTTCATAGTTCAGGGATTTTGTTGGCGAGCAGATGTCTTTGAGAGGCATTGAGTTCCACACGGAGGAATCACCTGAAGCCATCATCAAAGCTGGAGATGGTTCGTTGTCTCTGAAGACCAGCAAGGGGACTGTTGATGGGTTTTAGCATGTTATGTTTGCAACTGGTCGCAAGcctaatacaaaggtataactTTTAGAAAAAGTTCATTGCTTTTATACATCCTGGAACGAACTAAACACTTCAGCCCCTTGTTTTTGACTTCAATTGTAAGCTACTACAATGATCGTAGAGTATGATTTTGACCATTGGTGTAATGTTTGGTGTTATAAACATAACTTAGGGTTGGAGAATGTTGGCGTAAAATTGGCAAAAACTGGAGCAATAGAGGTATGATCTAATGGTTAAATTCTCAATTTCATGCTTGGTTATCTGATATGTATATGTTCTCCTTgtttagagattagggtttaagAGAAAATGAGATAAAGGGGAAGATGTGGTAGAAGGGATATGATGTTATAGGTAAGGGACTTTGGGGTTTAAGGATTTGATTTTCAGGGATTCAGATATAGTTctagtaaattcgtcgtaacgtAAAACATGGGTCTGGTAAATTTTTCGTAATACACATGTCCTTGTAAATTTGTCGTAATGCTTTCCTTGTAAATTTGTTGCAAAGATTTATTTGTAAATTCGTTATAATGCTTCCTTATAAATTCGTTGTAACTTTAAAAACGCGGACCTGGTAGATTCCTCGTAATACATGTGTTATTGTCAATTCGTTGTAATGTCTTCCTTGTAAATTTGTTATAACtctaaaaacacgggcctggttgATTCCTCGTAACACTAAAAACGCGAGGCTGGTattcctcgtaaaattacaacgactttacgaggaATGTTGTTTCCTTATATAAACTCGAAACATGAATGTGGAAAGCCTCCTTCATTCCTCTTAAACGACTCCTCCCCTCCTCCGCTCAAGGTATTGCTAGTTTAGGTTTTAGGCGGTTAGCTTAGGTAATTagcttaggtggttagtttatgTGACAAAACTATATTCAAATATAAGGTTGCGGTATTTAAacaacattaatttttttaaaaatttaaaatatattttatcatctaggaacttttatataattaattaaattaatatttttctttttcaaggTTACTCCTAAAAAGAAGAGACTGATTGTAGGAGTAGGATCTGTCAACGAAGTCGCAAGGGCGACTTCGTTCTACTCTTCAAGACGGAACCCACATATGAAGTACAAGTGTCTCCGAGAAAGAATGCCCCAAACAATTACTTTGATGGTGTCCTCCCTTagttttttctgtttttgtattatgaaattaaaatattagtttatgacatttatatttttagaacaatattttaatatttttcatattatgtttataatttaaatattttaaatatgtcgtaatattataataatacgGTAATGATATGTAAATTTCTTTTAAACATTACAAGGAAGTacttgtaaaatcctcgtaagttttacaaaaaaatttacaaagaaaTACTTGTAAATTCCTTGTAAAATGTACAAGCACTTAAAGACGACTTTGTAAGGAAACTGTATGAATCTTTTACAATGAAGCGTAACTACGAAATTACGATGAAATTCTCTCCTACGCTTTTGTGACGAAtttgtttcgtcgtaaacgttaCGAGAAAGTTACGATAAATTTTCCATTACGATAGGCATTCTACAACGAAACGATTTTCCTTATCAATTTGTTAATTCTCATATTACAACTAATTAACAAGGAATATGACCCTTATAATTAATAtgtttcttgtagtgaatgtgTTACTActttatccgaaccgaaccaaacttttGACTTCCCAGAAAACTCAAATCAAAATTGACCCCAAACTGAAACCGATTAGACAACCGAACACCCATACTtagattaaattattttaaggaaaaaacatgaaaatctgtctgtaaaaaaatgcaaaaataaaggATAATTGCATAATgtatccaaaaaatattataattatatcaatgtaGATAACAATTAAAATGGAGCTTTAAGACACTCTTATCCCTACTGAGatgtgatataccatggattttactcaTTTTTACCCATgatttataagtattttatgatataattatattttttttggaatctaTTTAGCGCATTTACAGGTTTAGGAGTGATTTGtaggaaagtgatgattttggtgcattttggagCACTTTGGAGATTgcacccgagctgaccatcgaACTAGACCAGAGGTCGACATTTAGAGACAATAATCAATCGACACATACTctgtgttgtcgatcgacagtgaagcGCACAAAGAGGCCTGATTTGGTCCAgtcgacttgaagcccaagacaTCACCTTATTATGAGATTgaccctgacgagttttaaccaaatatttatgtgctctgccattgttctaggTAACACACGCTTTCGAAATACTTTCATTACTTTTCTCTTTGCACAGCAATAGTTCTAAGGTTTTTAGTAGTTTCGGAGAGAAGATACCAACTCTTTCAGGGATTGTTATCGGAACTCCATTATTTATCtttctatctatctatctatctatctatctatctatgcAATTTTCAATATTGATTGTTATGatttgcttagctatgtctaaGTAATCTACTTGTTAGATTTATGGTTCAGATAGGATATGaaggattagcccaaaatatagaatttctaagttgtgatattcattgaataggttgttcttactgcttgttctagattagctacctagaacttgatcttagaatcattaggttCAAGCTATTGCTTGACTTATTCTCTGAACCAAACCTATctgagctaggattgctagaaacaaacaaaagttgCTTTAGAAACCCTAgcgaataatcgatcgacactttcttgtgatcagtaaacgatagttgagatccaagatctagatATTAGAGTATCTATACAACGAAGGTTGTTAGATATGTACTCCCAGTGGAGTTCTAATATATCTAGCAGCTTAGTAATCTATATAGCTATAATCCTGATTTCCTGAATGGAAACCCTAGGCCTagcatttttcttattattgcATTCAAACCAAACTCCAGTTACTcgaacaactaccttgttcacCCCTGTTTGCTTTAATCATAACTgttcaacctagcttaatcactgCTGATTAGGATATAGTGTGTGCCCTAGCTCTTTGTGGATACGATCCCTAaatactacaactgaacctcttatttgagagagtaaaagtcactccttagggtaattagggtgatatcaaatttggcgccgttgtcggggagctttgatcgccattagatcttatCTAGCTCGTTTGAGTCTAGGTTATTTTGATGTGTTACTAATTAaatctttttcttatcttttaggTGCATGCctagcagtaccagaagcaacaaggaaaaaaaactgCTATTCTCAGACCCTGCTCGCTTAGAACGCTCGATCCGCAAAGAGATACGCACCGCATCAATCGACATCAATGCTTGTTCATTGACCGATACTCGCATTCCAGCGTCGACCGAGAATCttcaaccgtcgaccgacactctTCACCCGACATCAATCGACACTTCATCTAGAACATCGATTGATACTCaaccgcgagacatggttgcgacttttATTCTAACCCAATATGAGAATGGAGACATGTATGACCTGgaaggtcatctgcgtaatgcagcaggtcaagAGATAGATGATCAGGGGGCTGAATCCCTGATCCTGAAGCTGAGGCTGCTACAACTGCTGCTCAAGCTGTACAGGAAGCTGCTCGCATCAGAACGTTGACTgattacaaccgtccagattAATACTATGCCAATAGATCTTCCATTCGTCCTCCAGCTACTGAGAGGAATggtttcgagctgaagcctcagtacactcgtgggacagacaccTTACTGTGAGTCATCCCatgagcatcctatggaccatctggaacgGTTTGAGGATCTAGTTTCTGCCATTAAAGCTAATGGAGTCCCTGCTGACTACCTTTTCTGCAAGCTCTTCAATTACTCACTTGCTAGGGAAGCTTCACAGTGGCTTAAACAATTACCACCAAGATCTCTTACATCCTGGGACGCCATCAAGAACGCATTCCTGCGAAACTTCTTTGATGATCCATGCGTAGAAGACTTGAGGAGaaagattgctacattcgcgCATGAGCCTACAGAATCATTCAgaatcattcagaagctcctTGATCAGATTTAAGTCTTACCAGCGagattgtccacaccatggatacAACCAAGTGCATCTGCTCAGCACATTCTTCAGAGACATTGAGCTGGCAAATCAGATGGCTCTGGACAAAGCTAATGAAAGAAACTTCAACACTAGGAATCCATAAGAGGCTGTGAGACTTACTAAGAACTTGGCGTCTAGCaatagcaccaagaacactgacttcgAGAGGAGAAGATCAACATCTGCCCTTGGAAAGGAGCAGATAGACGATGTGAAagcaaagctggacagtgttcacaagcttctcaggaagcatGTTAGCTTTGCAAAAGATGTAGAAGCTTGTAGATATAGACGACAACAACGAAGTAGAGgaagatgtgaacttcatcagtggCACTGGATTTCAGAATCAGAAGTCTGAGATTCCCAATATTTAAGTGAACCCTTATCCAAATGGAAACGGACCTCGCTAACATTAAGTTATCTTCCTGGACGCTCACTGGTTTCAACAGCTCCTCCGAAAGGCTACTTGGCACCATTTGCCTCAACGTGGCAGCGAAAGGGGTCCCAAGAATCGTCAAATTCTCGGTCATCGAGACCAACGCACCGTATAACGCGATTCTCAGCACACCATGGATACACTCCATGCAAGCCATCGCGTCTACATATCACCGACAACTGGCACAACTCTTCAAACGTTTGCTGTCGAGGACAACACCCAATTTGGGAGCCTTGACCAGCAAAGCAACCATCAGCCAAACGGTCCCTCCCATCAACTGTAAGATTGGCATATCTCTCCAGCGACGATAAGCGGTCACCAGTTTTGGAATGGGGAGCCACATCTTGGCCTCCTCCCCAAACCACGACTCATATATGCACGCAAAACCTTGGGGAGGCGACTAAGGCCGCATATCCTCCTGCGGGGGGATAAAGACAAGCCCCGCAGGAGCGCAGGCATCTGCCAAAACCGAGGAAAAATCCGTCACACCCGACCACGACGATTGAACGTTCGGCCAATTCTGGTCCTAGACGACAGCCAGACGTAAAAAATCATCCCTCAAAGGAGGCAACACCCTAAAAGCCTCGTCTTCTAGCATCTCGAACGGTATGACCGGCTTCAGCGGTCCCGTGACCGGCCCCGTGACCGGCCCCTTCGGACCCCAGTCCCCTCCTGAAGACTTCTTTTTACGCTTCGCCCTCGCCTGTAACTCTTTTCGGGGCAGCGTGATTAAGCatttaagcacacaccaattaacctaatgtgccaacaataccacaatctaatggtatgtcattgtagcattttaggatcaaatccacaaggaactAATGATCTATAACACCAATAATACATAAGCTTTcttaatctaagcaaacaagaataTGGATGATTTTGTAACAAGCTAATGTCCTAGGaatataaacaaggtgatctcaaatccaatcaagaaataagtgcaagaattcaatcaaatgctaaggatggatccatgggcaatgataattgatataaggtgatcaaggttcaatctaggatgttcaaacaaaacaatcaacaagtcTATAGGTCTAGATCTCATTCAATATAGATTAATCCACTGTCGTGGCAAAAACTCCTATGCTAATCATGAATTAAACATCAACTGTCGTTGGCTAACGCAATCAAGCATGCATGAATCACAAGTCTACTAACCACCTAAACATCTCGGACATCAACTGTCGTTGGCCAAGTATGTAAAAGATAATACTAAGTTCATTCAAGCATTTTAACAAACACCTTCCGGGCGTAAAATAACTTAAGGTCTAGATGAGAGTGATCAAGTCTAATCTAGCATTAAGAACATGTAGCAAGCATAGAACAATGTTAATCAAGCAATAAACATCCTAAATATCCACCTAATCACCCTAATCTatctaacccatgaatcacaaggtcactactcactaatctccatgagaaaCCTTAAACCCATGTGTTGGACCATTAAACCGCCACCAAGTTTCCTGCGATCATTAAACGCCAAAAGATCAAGTCAAAAGAATTAGTCATTAGTCTTCTATTATATCGGCAACTTGCGAGCTAAAGAAGAAGTCAAAGCTGAGAAAAATGAGGCATGTGTAACAACTAAACAACAGATAAAGAGTTCTATAAAAGGACAAGAGAGCTATCTTCTCAAGGGGGGGGGGAGGGACCTCTCGAGGGAAAGAACAAGAAATAGAACCATGTTCCATTATTCCATTGTATAGAAAAGACAAGATTTATCACCACTTGAGAGAAGAGCCAAAAGAAGACAAAATGCTTTCTCTACGCTTACTTCATAAAGCAACTACAACCTCGTATCGGTTGAAATCCATAATCATTTACACAGCAAAAGCGACCCTTGACCATGTTAGTGTCCCGAGCTCGTATTCATATACGATGCCATTCACAAAGGTCCGACTTTTAGAGCTTATGAGGGCTTACGACCAGGAATACAATTATTCATTACCTTCATAGCGCTTAAAGAGGATTGTGTGCTTATTTGTTGATAAAAGATCAACCATCGAAGACCACATCATTATTCACTACCAGATCGATTACGGCTCCGCCGCCACAAATCCTTAACGACTTCCCGAACTCAAAACGACATCTCGTCCGAGATGGTAAGAGATAACCCGATGTCTTTCTCAAGACCGACAACCCGACGTCTTGCTCGATAACGACAACCCAACGTCTGGCTCATAATGATAACCCAACGTCTGGCTCATAATGATAACCCGACGTCTTGCTCGATATCGACAACCCAACGTCTTGCTCAAGACCGATGAACATGACATTTTGATCAAGACTTGATCCCGAGATGATTATAATCGAACTACGTTTAGACTTGATCCCTTgacgggtacgtaggcagctcgatcGTGAGTCCAGTCACGATCCTTCCCTCCCTGATATCTCCTTGATATTCGACCTCCGAATATAGTCATTTTTTGTCGACTCATACCTGACTACATCGTTGTGTTATAAGGATATCGTTGCCCACATCCTTTTTCTTCCCTAGTTTTTACATTCaaacactatcaaatacttagtgtagatttttgGATCTACACCATGTAAGGATCAAGGCTAATCATGTTAATGAGCAAGAGAAACACAAATATAAGATGAAGTACTTCCTTAGATTatcaaaagattcaaacttttacAAGTTTAGACAAAGTCTTGAAAGAAAATGAGATAAGATCCAACTTTAGGAGTTACAAAGTATTTATATGACCCTTAAAAACCCTAATGGGCTCATAAACAATTCTGAAAAGCCcataaaaatcatcaaaatcgCCCAGAAAAGGGTTTGGAGCGGGTATGTTGACTGGATCGTCCGGGCCGCTCCACCCAGGTTCAGTTCATGCGCGTGGGTCGACCAACCCGGGCTGCCTAACCTGTACTGGGTCGACCGCGGCCGCGGGAAGGAAGGGTAGCTGCGTGCGGGTGGTCGAACCCGCTGTGGTCTGGTCGCGCTGGGGTTGATATGTCTCTAGTAAATCGACCATAACTCCTCCAATACAgttccaaatgacttgaaatcACTTCCATTGGAAAGGTAACTCAATTTACTATGCCTTCCcaaaatcttagcaacagaAGGTATCTTTAAGACCTCCATCCATGTTCATCTTTCACCCTTTTGCACCACAAATGTCTCTAAAcacctccaagaactccatagcACACTCCACCCCCTAATAAAGACTCATATATGCAAAATACAACCTAAAAATGactaaatcataatatatatgatcaaaatgtacaAGAATGAATGGCTAAAATCATGCAAATTCATAAGATATCACCGCGCGACCCAGGCCCTCCGAACGAGGCTTCGCGACAAAAACCCCTTTATCGGGAGTTTGCCCTTCATGCCGCCTTGCCGAACGGGTCCCACTCACCTTCAGAGTCGTCGAACCGCCCTCAATCGCATCCTATTAACCAGAATTCGGCACGAAGACGGGCAAAACACCATCCCTTTCGCCACCCCCGCCGACGCGAGCACCGTCGGCCGCGACAGCTACCCCTGAAGCCAATACGGCACCACCGTACCTACTGCCCGGATCTTCAGAAGACTTCAGATGTTCTTCATGATGCTGATGCGCTAGGGTTTTGCGACGATTCTGTCGGTGCAGCTTCACCTCACTTTCGGGGTCCTCGGCAATATCCTTGCCTTTATCTCGCCTGAATCATCAAGTAACCTTTTTCTTCTCCAAGACGATCGACATCGCTCTCAGCACACTTGCGATTTCGGCAAGAACTAAACCGTCCGCAAACGTCAACAGCAaagaaaaagcaagaaaataagaagaagaactaAATCGATGAGTTGGTCCATTACTTTTTATAGAGGGCTAACATGGTAAACGAAGCAACACAATCACTACACAGATAATTAATGCGGCAATGAACATCTTAAACAAGATGACAACTCGCTAACACGTGTAAAACAGCGTGACCCACGATAGAAACGAGCCTATCACGAACTAGTCGAATATGAAGTCCGCACAAAAGTTACTGGCGAAAAACCACATTCGCAACGGACTGGGGGGGAATTACTGTTGGAGGACAAGTTGCACTCTCCAACCAAAGCCTACCAATGTTAAAGGACTGGGGGAGCTTACTGTTGAAGAACGGCGACATCTAGGGTTTATCGTAGACCGGTCAACGTTTAGCCTTTTTACCGTTCTTTAAGTCTAAACTCTTGTAAACTCTCATCAACCGATCGAATAAAGCGTCTTCTTAGAAACCCTAAACTAAATCTTGATGTGTTAATCCGACCATATCGTTTTAGGATCAAACAGTTGTCTACCTCCCcttgtttttttatcagattttttgtaaatataaattgaGATCGTGACGTGCTTTAATGATTGCGAAGGTGAGAGAGATAAAAGGAGGACGCAAGTCTTGTATTATTCAGATTTAGGCACATGACAcgttgtgttcaaaaaaaaaaaaaaaaaaaagcacatgACACGTATCCCATCCGAGAATTTattgatatgattttaaatttttaaatcggataatctatactattatttatgaagtgatttaatttatttatcataattttcataattttagataatttttcttatttgttatgttttattaagtttaagttgaatcattaatttattaataatttttagttgaatccataatttattaacttaaataatataactataaaatatgtaattagatatataattattttgattttgcttatttttcatgttttccatgattttagtcaaatttgcttatttttcatgtttttattaggttttagcttaatcatttatttattaatattttttagctgaatcactaatttattattttaaaaaatatctttaatgaatttatatataattaaaaacgaatttttagaatttaatataacatataaatttaatattattaaaataaaattcgtgACTTATTATATAGAATTTATTACGAgttttgtgaaaattaataatactcagttaaaaactaataataaatcaataacttatataaaagcttaaaagtttaataaaaaaataagaattttaatataacatatatatttaaatattattaaataaaaatttgtttttaattatatatacattcattacggatattttttaaaataaataaattagtgattcagctaaaaattattaataaatgactaagctaaaatctaataaaaacatgacaaataagtaaaattgactaaaatcatggaaaacataaaaaataaaaaaaatcaaaataattatatatctaattacatattttacagttatattatttaagttaataaattatggatttaactaaaaattattaataaattaattattcagTTTAAAcctaataaataagtaaaattatttaaaatcattaaaattttgacaaataaGCTAAATCACGTATAGATTATCTATTAtccaatttaaaaatttaaaatcatatcaatAAATTCTCGGAGGGGATACGTGTCATGTGCCTAAATCTGAATAACACAAGACTTGCGTCCTCCTTTTATCTCTCTCACCTTCGCAATCATTAATCATATCAATAAATTCTCGGATGGGATACGTGTCATGTGCCTAAATCTGAATAACACAAGACTTGCGTCCTCCTTTTATCTCTCTCACCTTCACAATCATTAAAGCACATCACGATCtcaatttatatttcaaaaaaatctgataaaaaaaaacaaggggAGGTAGACAACTGTTTAATCCTAAATCGATATGGTCGGATTAACACATCAAGATTTAGTTTAGGGTTTCTAAGAAGAAGCTTTATTCGATCGGTTGATTTTTAGCTGAAtta
The window above is part of the Brassica napus cultivar Da-Ae chromosome C3, Da-Ae, whole genome shotgun sequence genome. Proteins encoded here:
- the LOC125583028 gene encoding glutathione reductase, chloroplastic/mitochondrial-like, with the translated sequence MSLHLIALVASLFEDKNMKACHIMLEFALRDNDVDLMTSLLEVIDPHTIDVDGKIYTSRNILIAVGGHPFIPDIPGREYAIDFPSNAKKIAIVGGGYIALEFAGIFNGLNIEVHVFIRQKKFRDFVGEQMSLRGIEFHTEESPEAIIKAGDGSLSLKTSKGTVDGCMPSSTRSNKEKKLLFSDPARLERSIRKEIRTASIDINACSLTDTRIPASTENLQPSTDTLHPTSIDTSSRTSIDTQPRDMVATFILTQYENGDMYDLEGHLRNAAGQEIDDQGAESLILKLRLLQLLLKLYRKLLASER